The sequence below is a genomic window from Stigmatopora nigra isolate UIUO_SnigA chromosome 4, RoL_Snig_1.1, whole genome shotgun sequence.
acaaagaaaaaatgatttaaaaaatctacaattattgatttaaaaggggggaaaatcaggaaatttaatgtacatctctactcttcattttaatttgaccctaaaacagaaagtcggcactcatgatttactttcctgggccacacaaaatattgtggtgggccagatttggcccccgggccgtcactttgacacctgtgctccaGACCAAACACATACAATACAATGCATTCGTTATTTCCGTCAGGGAAGGTTGTGTACTTGTCTATCGGAACCAGCTGACTTTGCAAGTCCTTTTTACTCTCAAGCTAGTTTGTGATTACGCCTGTTTCCAATCCAAATCCACCATTGTTTCTTTTCGTCTTTTGAATCCCAAAACACATTTAGATCTGATTTTAGACCTTTTGAGTTTTAATAATCGTTTCAGTTAGTCTcttcaagaagaagaagaacaacttTTATACTTTCCCCCGGGCAGCCTGACAAAAGAGAACATATATTCCTCCCGccgtcagttttttttattataataccTTATTTCATAGGAACATCTTGGAAAGAATTCCCCTCCTATAGAAATTGTTGCGATAACCCTATATTCTGACATGCAATCCCTTTTATCCTTTCTACCGTGTGCACAGACTGAGACGTAAATGTTTCGGCACCAGAGAACTCAGTATGAAGAAGTCAGCCCGGCCTGCGGTGAGTAAGGCCAGTGCTGATCGAGCGAAggccgacgccgccgccgccaccgccgccggaaCTGGAAAACCTGCAGCCAATACCCGCAGTTCTGCACAGCTACTCAAGGTATCTAAGACAGTTACAGTCATGGAAAagcaacttttaaaaaatggtttattccatttctattttcttttttaggtgAAGAGCAATGACGATCTTTTAGCCGCAACAACTGGCGCCAATCCTGTTTCAAGTAATGCTGTCAGCAAAACGAAGAGAACTGCCTCCATCGGGACTACTGCGAGCACAGGGGATAACAAGCAAAAGGCAgcagcaggtgtgtgtgtgtgtgtcagcatTTCTAGCGGCTAACACTTCTGCATGTTGCATGTCAATTGCCACTTCAATTGTTTGGTTCAATTTGTCTTGTTTGGATTGAGACTCAAGAACGAAGGTCCTCAACCTTTTTTCTCACCAAGGACCGGTCAAGGTCTTTCTATTTTCTTGCGGATTGGCTAATGGGGAGGGTGACAATTTAagacacgggtgtcaaagtggcggcccgggggccaaatctggcccactgcatcattttgtgcggcccgggaaagtaaatcatgagtgccgaatttctgttttagaatcatattaaaatgatgGACATAGCTGTATACTATATTATCTGGttttccccctttgaaatcaataattgcattttttaatatatcagCATATTCCAACATTATTGATATCACTACAATTTGcccattttgattaaaaaaaaatccaaatgtatgatgcatttgtttctggataagGTTCTTCAAGCAGGCGCATGACATCCTCAACAACGAAAGACCCCAATTCTTCTCGGGATCGTCTTCGGACATCCAGGACGTCAGCTAACAGAAAGCAGCTGTCCTCAGGGACGGCGGCAGGCGACGCGGCCTCGACCAAGCGCTCTCGTGGCCAGGTCTCCACAGAGTCTGAGAGCCGTATGAATAAGTCCAAATCCGATGGGCAGATCACCGACAAGGTGGCACTGGAGACAAAAGTCAATGACCTGCTAGGTCTTGCCAAAAGCAAAGACGTGGAGATTTTACATCTTCGCAGTGAACTGAGAGACATGAAGGTCCAGCTGGGCATGGAAGTAAAGGACTCGCCCCCGCGGCAAGACCCCGACGAGGCTGAAAAGCTGCCTGTCTCGGCCATTACGGCCGCCGACGTGGAGTCCACATTGCTTTTGCTACAAGAGCAGAACCAGGCCATTAGGGAGGAGCTTAACTTGTTAAAAAGCGAGAATCGAATGCTCAAAGATCGCCTCAACGCGTTAGGGTTCTCTCTGGAGCAGAGGCTCGACGCTTCTGACAAGCTGTTCAATTACACGTCCACCAGCCCGGATTTGGCGGCATGTAGCGGCACCAGCGAGGGCGGAGCCACCCTGACGTCCTCCGTGGAGGGATCGGCTCCCGGTTCCTTAGAAGATCTCCTCAGCGCTCACCAGCACAGTGGATCAGTGGACAATCTTGACAGCGAATCGAGCGAGGTCTATCAGGCCGTCACCTCGAGCGACGACGCCCTGGACGCACCATCCGGAGCGTCGTCGTCGTCCGAGTGCGAGTCGGCCCCCAGTGGGGAGCGTTCTCGGAGGGGTAGCAGTGGGACCGCCAGCGAAGTATCAGTGGCTTGTCTTACGGAACGCATCCATCAGATGGAGGAGAACCAGCATAGTACTTCTGAAGAACTGCAGGCCACATTGCAGGAGCTGGCCGACTTGCAGCAGATCACGCAAGAGTTGAACGGGGAGAACGAACGACTAGGCGAGGAGAAGGTCATCCTCATGGACTCGTTGTGCCAACAGAGCGACAAACTGGAGCTGTATGGACGACAGATTGAGTATCTTCGCTCTACTCTGGACGAGCATCACGTCTCTTACGTGCTCGAGGAGGACATCAAGAGTGGGCGTTACATGGAGTTGGAGCAGCGCTACTCCGACTTGGCGGATAACGCACGCTTTGAGAGGGAACAGCTCCTGGGGGTGCAGCAGCACCTGTCCAACACGTTGAAGATGGCGGAGCAGGACAACGCCGAGGCTCAAGAGATGATCGGAGCTTTGAAGGAGAGGAATCACCAAATGGAGCGCGTCATGGACTCGGTGAGGCAAGAGCGAGCGGACATGGCGGCAGCCCTCGACGAATACAAGGCTGCCGTGAGCAGCGACCAGGCGGATTTGAGTCGTTGTCGATCCCAGTTGGACCAAGAGAGGCAGAGGGTCGCCGAGCTCTTGTCTCTTCACATAGCGGGCGACAAAAATGATATCCGTCAGCTTCTGGAAGGGGCGCGACTGGGGAAGGAAGAAGCCGAGGCCAAGGCCGCCAAGTCGCAGGATGAACTGGAACAGGCGCAAAATGATCTGGCTCTGCTGCAGGACACTCTCAGTAAGGTTAGTGGAAGCTATAGCTTGATTTCATTGGCTATCATTGATGGCGTTACACCAACAGCATACAGTAACTTTGCAACATTAGCATCACAAAACAGAAACTGACTTTGCATTGTTCTTTGAACTACTTTAATGTTATTTCTAATCATATCGGTTAATTGTTATACACACGAATCAATAACAAATTGAaaagtacatacatacacactggCCAAATGAAGTCATAATGGGCCTATGATGCTATTTATAGCTGGGTAGCATTATATAGTAGTATACATTACATTTTGGTGCTCGCACTTGCCAAAACATAGTACTCTGATAAATATTATGTTCATTTACTGAgggcagtggcggtccgtgaatttcctagtGATGCCTTCAGCTATCGGAATCAatctaaccctcaaaaactattttacggCTGTAAAACCtctacaattgaaatattatttaggaatatagccatattttcatttatatttcaatACCTGTATTCCATTCTTCTGTGCAATCCAGCTCGATGGCGAATATCGAGACTACCAGCAGCAGGCGCAACAACAGATGACTGAGCAAGCACACATGCTGGAGAAGCAACGTGAGGAGCTGCAAGAGAAAGAAACGGAGATCGTCGATATGAAAGAAACCATCTTTGAGCTGGAAGACGAAGTAGAACAGCACCGAGCTCTAAAGCTGCATGATAACCTCATCATCACCGATCTTGAGAGTAAGTGACAAACATTTTTCTCATCGCAGCGGTCTGTTTACCaagttttaaaatcaaatgtcACTCAATTCTGACAAGTTTCTGAAGTcgccaagtttaaaaaaaaataataataataataaaaacattctcTATCAACACACCCCATGAACGGAttagttaaaattataaaaccCTGCTTTAATTGACCCGAAATTGCACTTTAGGGCATTGAATATAACCAATCATTTTGCACAATACAGGCTTTTGTATGTCTCAAATGGCTAAATATTAATTATCATATATACTTAACAATGTTGAATACAAACCAAatggcaatttttattttttgtaagacttttaaatttgcTCAATAAGCACTTCTATCTGCAACAATGATGGGTAAAAAAATCGAGATGTAATTAACTCACATTTTATAATGACTATTGTAAAAAGCAGCTGGTAGAATGCGCT
It includes:
- the LOC144195334 gene encoding cytospin-A-like, translated to MKKSARPAVSKASADRAKADAAAATAAGTGKPAANTRSSAQLLKVKSNDDLLAATTGANPVSSNAVSKTKRTASIGTTASTGDNKQKAAAGSSSRRMTSSTTKDPNSSRDRLRTSRTSANRKQLSSGTAAGDAASTKRSRGQVSTESESRMNKSKSDGQITDKVALETKVNDLLGLAKSKDVEILHLRSELRDMKVQLGMEVKDSPPRQDPDEAEKLPVSAITAADVESTLLLLQEQNQAIREELNLLKSENRMLKDRLNALGFSLEQRLDASDKLFNYTSTSPDLAACSGTSEGGATLTSSVEGSAPGSLEDLLSAHQHSGSVDNLDSESSEVYQAVTSSDDALDAPSGASSSSECESAPSGERSRRGSSGTASEVSVACLTERIHQMEENQHSTSEELQATLQELADLQQITQELNGENERLGEEKVILMDSLCQQSDKLELYGRQIEYLRSTLDEHHVSYVLEEDIKSGRYMELEQRYSDLADNARFEREQLLGVQQHLSNTLKMAEQDNAEAQEMIGALKERNHQMERVMDSVRQERADMAAALDEYKAAVSSDQADLSRCRSQLDQERQRVAELLSLHIAGDKNDIRQLLEGARLGKEEAEAKAAKSQDELEQAQNDLALLQDTLSKLDGEYRDYQQQAQQQMTEQAHMLEKQREELQEKETEIVDMKETIFELEDEVEQHRALKLHDNLIITDLENSVKKHQDQKHDMEREIKILHRRLREESMEWRQFQADLQTAVVIANDIKSEAQEEIGDLRRRLQEALEKNDKLGKELDEVKSRKQDEERGRVYNYMNAVERDLAALRQGMGLSRRSSTSSEPSPTVKTLIKSFDNASSQAPPATSTATVTPTTPATPLPRTPLSPSPMKTPPAAAVSPIQRHSVSTSLSSTKPLSSLTDKRTSYSDISMSAEHLLRGAPNSRPPSVLQRVSNMDSSKSISVSRRSSEEMKRDIGAQDGASSSSLLAMSAASSPLSMSSSSPTASVTPTARSRLREERKDPLSALAREYGGSKRNALLKWCQKKTEGYQNIDITNFSSSWNDGLAFCAVLHTYLPAHIPYQELSSQDKRRNFTLAFQAAESVGIKCTLDLNEMVHTERPDWQSVMTYVTAIYKYFET